A genomic region of Methanobrevibacter olleyae contains the following coding sequences:
- a CDS encoding DUF2115 domain-containing protein codes for MDNESMYEDFKNVLCKEETASKKSLLKVLKEHAGTISVFDLMSVSAEMTEDTKYVQEEYREKTNEVYVKYFLGRIKDIRDDENNYEGHIDKKEFIDSIATLKSYQKEESISSKTKFPLIYAIVSLYTTYILEEPIHPVGTPFPGSLKVEEKDGVFYCPVKEANLESPNAVCRMCLAEQLDF; via the coding sequence ATGGATAATGAATCTATGTATGAAGATTTTAAAAATGTTCTTTGCAAAGAGGAGACAGCATCTAAAAAATCTCTTTTAAAAGTATTAAAAGAACATGCTGGAACAATTTCAGTCTTTGATTTAATGAGTGTTTCAGCAGAAATGACTGAAGATACAAAATATGTCCAAGAGGAGTATAGGGAAAAGACTAATGAAGTTTATGTAAAGTACTTCTTAGGCCGTATTAAGGATATACGTGATGATGAAAATAATTATGAAGGGCATATTGATAAAAAAGAGTTTATAGATTCAATTGCAACATTAAAATCTTATCAAAAAGAAGAGTCAATTTCATCAAAGACTAAATTTCCTTTAATTTATGCTATTGTTTCTTTATATACAACCTATATTCTTGAAGAACCTATCCATCCAGTTGGAACCCCATTCCCTGGTTCTTTAAAAGTTGAGGAGAAAGACGGCGTATTTTATTGTCCTGTTAAAGAGGCAAATCTTGAATCTCCAAATGCAGTTTGTAGAATGTGTCTAGCAGAGCAACTAGATTTTTAA
- a CDS encoding shikimate dehydrogenase, which translates to MVDGKTEILGVMGDPIKHTFSPAMQNAGLESLNLNYIYLPFHVKPNGLSQAIEGAKALGIKGLNITIPHKTDVIGLLDEIDSLASMIGAVNTIQFIYEDGDGGNVLTKGYNTDGYGCLRAIEEETSVKNKKVTIAGAGGASKAIAFQIANSEINELSILNRNFNKAESLVDDLKTNLAKLDIDINVDAYEIDCLKRELSDSDVFIDTTPIGMYPNVDDKAIASANLLHEDLVVNDIVYTPMETSLIKEARKANAIVVPGYKMLLYQGISSFEIWLSHEAPIEEMEKALLGALGI; encoded by the coding sequence ATGGTTGATGGGAAAACAGAAATATTAGGTGTTATGGGAGATCCTATTAAACATACTTTCTCTCCAGCTATGCAAAATGCCGGATTGGAATCCTTAAATTTAAATTATATTTATCTTCCTTTTCATGTTAAACCTAATGGATTGTCTCAAGCTATTGAAGGAGCAAAAGCACTTGGAATAAAAGGTCTAAATATTACAATTCCTCATAAAACTGATGTTATAGGCCTACTTGATGAAATAGATTCACTAGCTTCTATGATTGGTGCAGTAAATACTATTCAATTTATTTATGAAGATGGGGATGGTGGGAATGTTTTAACTAAAGGATATAATACAGATGGCTATGGATGTCTTAGAGCCATTGAAGAGGAAACATCAGTTAAAAATAAAAAAGTAACTATTGCAGGTGCTGGAGGAGCATCGAAAGCTATTGCATTTCAAATAGCTAATTCTGAAATTAATGAATTATCTATATTAAACCGTAATTTTAATAAAGCAGAGTCCCTTGTAGATGATTTAAAAACTAACTTAGCGAAGTTAGATATTGATATTAATGTTGATGCTTATGAAATTGACTGTTTAAAAAGGGAATTGTCTGACAGTGATGTATTTATTGATACAACACCTATTGGAATGTATCCTAATGTAGATGATAAAGCTATTGCAAGTGCAAATCTCCTTCATGAAGATTTAGTAGTTAATGACATTGTATATACACCAATGGAAACATCTTTAATAAAAGAAGCTAGAAAGGCAAATGCTATTGTTGTTCCAGGATATAAGATGTTATTATATCAGGGGATTTCCAGCTTTGAAATATGGCTATCTCATGAGGCACCTATAGAAGAGATGGAAAAAGCACTGTTAGGTGCTTTAGGTATTTGA